The Ignavibacteria bacterium genome contains the following window.
TGGTTTCCCCTTCGCATCTCGCACAATCTCAATTTCTCTTAAAATAAATTCCTTACCAAGACCAGTTCCTATAGCTTTACTAAATGCTTCTTTGGCAGCAAACCTTGCAGCAAAATGTTGCGAAGGTTTTGCTTTTGAGTTACAGTACTTCACTTCTTCATCTGTAAAAACTTTATTGTAGAATCTTTCACCATATCTTTCAATAATTTCTGAA
Protein-coding sequences here:
- the acpS gene encoding holo-[acyl-carrier-protein] synthase produces the protein MVIGVGVDIIEVQRVSEIIERYGERFYNKVFTDEEVKYCNSKAKPSQHFAARFAAKEAFSKAIGTGLGKEFILREIEIVRDAKGKPSIRTKRKIKEKIMLSISHSDNYVVAVCVIES